One stretch of Schlesneria sp. DSM 10557 DNA includes these proteins:
- a CDS encoding sialate O-acetylesterase: protein MASRWASGARQFLAMGLAVSALTTQIRADVKLPNVFSDHMVLQQGQKNKVWGRADAGESVTVSINGQSQTTTAAADGSWQVMLDPIPVGGPYGMLVKGKTEVKISDILVGEVWVCSGQSNMQWSVNLANDPDLERLAANFPKIRMINFPQVGTQEALWSHDDRKWLVTTPENVGGFSAVGYFFARQIYQTLGVPVGMINNAWGGSACEAWVKRDLLAADEKYSALLERWGQIESRHNELVAKGDSLSDAEKKELTALKGQLAGNHRPANIYNGVLKSHLGYGIKGAIWYQGESNASRAYQYRDLFPLMIQSWRDEWGQGDFSFYWVQLADFMNEQPQPTDSAWAELREAQTMTMSRLPKTGEAVIIDIGEGKDIHPKNKVDVGRRLARWALAKDYGVAVPYHSPQYKSMTAKDNKIVLTFDYVDSGWRPFDVKELRGFAIAGEDKKFHWATATILPDNTIEVSSDQVAEPVAVRYGWADNPIVNVFSGAGLPLTPFRTDDWPGVTANNK from the coding sequence ATGGCATCTCGATGGGCATCAGGGGCAAGACAATTCTTGGCGATGGGACTTGCGGTCTCTGCGCTGACGACCCAGATTCGAGCAGATGTAAAGCTGCCGAACGTTTTCAGCGATCACATGGTGTTGCAGCAGGGACAGAAGAACAAGGTCTGGGGACGCGCCGATGCGGGCGAGTCCGTCACGGTTTCCATCAACGGACAAAGTCAGACTACGACGGCGGCTGCAGATGGATCATGGCAAGTGATGCTTGATCCGATTCCCGTCGGCGGTCCCTACGGGATGCTGGTGAAAGGGAAAACAGAAGTCAAAATTTCCGACATTCTGGTCGGAGAAGTCTGGGTCTGCTCCGGGCAATCCAATATGCAGTGGTCGGTGAATCTCGCCAACGATCCTGACCTGGAGCGTCTGGCGGCCAATTTTCCCAAAATTCGAATGATTAACTTTCCGCAAGTGGGAACTCAGGAAGCGCTCTGGAGCCACGACGACCGTAAGTGGTTAGTGACGACACCAGAAAATGTCGGGGGTTTCTCCGCAGTCGGTTACTTCTTCGCCCGACAGATTTACCAGACGCTGGGTGTCCCCGTTGGGATGATCAACAACGCCTGGGGTGGATCGGCGTGTGAAGCCTGGGTTAAACGCGATCTTCTCGCTGCCGACGAAAAGTACTCGGCTCTGCTTGAGAGATGGGGACAAATCGAATCCCGGCACAACGAACTTGTCGCCAAAGGGGACAGCCTTTCGGACGCAGAGAAAAAAGAGCTGACGGCGCTCAAAGGTCAGCTGGCCGGGAACCACCGTCCTGCCAACATCTACAATGGTGTGCTGAAGTCACATCTCGGCTACGGCATTAAAGGAGCGATCTGGTACCAGGGTGAATCCAACGCGAGTCGCGCGTATCAGTATCGCGATCTGTTCCCACTTATGATCCAAAGCTGGCGCGACGAGTGGGGTCAGGGCGACTTCTCTTTCTATTGGGTCCAACTCGCGGACTTCATGAATGAACAGCCACAGCCAACCGATAGCGCATGGGCAGAACTTCGCGAAGCTCAGACCATGACGATGTCTCGTCTGCCAAAGACGGGCGAAGCGGTCATTATTGATATCGGCGAAGGGAAAGACATCCATCCGAAAAACAAGGTTGACGTCGGCCGTCGACTGGCCCGGTGGGCACTTGCAAAAGACTACGGAGTGGCCGTTCCCTACCACAGTCCTCAATACAAATCGATGACTGCCAAGGACAACAAGATTGTCCTGACGTTCGACTATGTCGACAGCGGATGGCGTCCCTTCGACGTTAAGGAACTGCGTGGATTCGCGATTGCTGGTGAAGACAAGAAATTCCATTGGGCAACAGCGACAATTCTGCCAGACAACACGATTGAAGTGTCGAGCGATCAGGTCGCCGAACCCGTGGCCGTTCGTTACGGCTGGGCTGACAATCCCATCGTGAATGTCTTCAGCGGTGCCGGACTGCCTCTGACCCCCTTCCGGACCGATGACTGGCCCGGAGTGACGGCGAACAACAAATAG
- a CDS encoding SpoIIE family protein phosphatase, translated as MDATGSIDSEFASLAYELLDNTSTVVYAKDLNYRYLLVNRKFEELFHIDRASILGKTDFDVFPLEMAEAFQENDRIVKESGMTLRCEEVAPHDDGPHRYVSVKFPLRHRDGALYAVGGISTDITEKVRAEHEIASLEYQQNLILDSVADGICGLDSAGRIAFLNHAAERMLEVSSAELEGRCHSQIVVPPKPNGLYQSDSEPYPVKAVLNGNTAIKVSGATFRRRDGTLLPVEYTVSPVCHNGVTVGAVLAFQDATARLKQREIEQEVQTALRIQVSLYPKQVPQIAGFDFASFCQPCSKACGDYYDFIPWGNDCLGIAVGDVSGHGLGPAVEMVATRAVLRTLTQRESAPHECLNQLNRILSEDLPDDMFVTLFLASLNTRDRTLSYAAAGHEAVLLRANGDLCPLKSTGTILGMQKTAVFGCGQSVTLQTGDLLLIATDGLAESTSPDRKLFGQARIIQVLRQHQAESASQILHALMSACDEFRQSQPSRDDVTAVAIKLVE; from the coding sequence ATGGACGCGACTGGTTCCATTGACAGCGAGTTCGCTTCACTGGCGTACGAACTTCTGGACAACACGTCGACGGTTGTATACGCCAAGGACCTCAACTACCGGTATCTGCTGGTCAACCGCAAGTTTGAAGAGCTGTTTCATATCGATCGGGCATCGATCCTGGGCAAAACGGACTTCGATGTGTTCCCACTCGAGATGGCGGAGGCATTTCAGGAAAACGATCGGATCGTGAAGGAGTCTGGAATGACTCTTCGCTGTGAAGAGGTCGCTCCTCACGATGACGGGCCACACCGTTACGTCTCGGTCAAATTCCCTCTTCGCCACCGCGACGGCGCCCTCTATGCCGTCGGAGGAATCTCGACTGATATCACGGAAAAAGTTCGAGCCGAACACGAAATCGCCTCGCTCGAATACCAGCAGAATCTGATTCTGGATTCGGTCGCGGACGGGATCTGTGGACTCGACTCAGCCGGGCGGATCGCCTTCCTCAACCACGCGGCCGAGCGAATGCTGGAAGTCTCCAGCGCCGAACTGGAAGGGCGCTGTCATTCGCAGATCGTGGTGCCGCCGAAGCCGAATGGGCTGTACCAGTCTGACTCCGAACCATATCCCGTGAAAGCTGTGCTGAATGGAAACACGGCCATCAAAGTCTCCGGGGCAACTTTTCGCCGCCGTGATGGAACACTGCTCCCAGTGGAGTATACAGTCTCACCGGTCTGCCATAACGGGGTGACGGTGGGCGCCGTACTCGCGTTTCAGGATGCGACGGCACGGTTAAAGCAGCGCGAGATCGAGCAAGAGGTGCAGACGGCCCTGCGTATTCAAGTATCGCTGTATCCGAAGCAGGTCCCACAAATAGCGGGATTCGACTTTGCGTCGTTCTGCCAGCCCTGTTCTAAGGCGTGCGGTGACTACTACGACTTTATTCCCTGGGGGAATGACTGCCTCGGGATTGCTGTGGGGGACGTCAGCGGTCATGGTCTGGGGCCCGCTGTTGAGATGGTTGCCACCCGCGCGGTACTGCGAACGCTCACGCAACGGGAGTCCGCGCCGCATGAGTGCCTCAATCAACTCAACCGCATTCTGAGCGAAGACCTGCCCGACGACATGTTCGTAACGCTGTTCCTTGCGTCGCTCAATACGCGGGACCGGACACTGAGTTATGCCGCCGCCGGACATGAAGCAGTGCTGCTCCGCGCAAATGGTGATCTCTGTCCGCTGAAAAGTACTGGCACCATTCTGGGAATGCAGAAGACCGCAGTATTTGGCTGTGGTCAGTCTGTCACGCTGCAGACCGGTGATCTGCTGCTCATCGCAACCGATGGGCTGGCAGAATCCACGTCACCAGATCGTAAACTATTTGGACAGGCAAGGATCATTCAGGTCCTGCGTCAACATCAGGCCGAGTCGGCTTCACAGATCCTCCATGCCCTGATGTCAGCATGTGACGAGTTCCGACAGTCCCAGCCCAGCCGCGACGACGTGACGGCCGTCGCCATCAAGCTTGTCGAATGA